The sequence TTTTTACCATAAACTGACTCAGGAAAAGAATTTAATGAATGCAGCCATGACACGATCATGTTCAACATATACCTTTAGAGGTTACTTCCCTTAACAAGTCATAGCAGAAGCATGAATAGGCTTGTATATGTGTGAGATAGTATTAAATGAGGAAAAACTACAAACAGTATTGGTAACCAGTACCTAGTGCCTGTAGTAGTGCAATATTTTCATTATAAACTGATGCACAAATGACAATGAGTGCACTATGTGATTCTATTCAACATGCACATTTAGAGGTTGAAAATCGAGCAAAAGCATTAATTATATGTGTATTATATGTACAGATGTATGTGTGATAGcattaaatgagaaaaaaaaaactacaaacaataATGGAAACCAGTACCTAGTGCCTGTATTTTTGCAATATGTTCACTATAAACTGATGCACGATTTACAGTGTGTGCACTACTGATGGGATTCTATTGAACATGCACATTTAGAGGTTAAAACAGAGCAGAAGCATTAATTATATGTGTATTATATGTGCAGATGTATGTGTGATAGTATTAAATGAGGAAAAACTACACGAAATGTTGCATATCAGAGCAGACTGCATTAAAAGCTTTTATTTTACCATAGCTGTCATCTTGTCACCAAATTTTTACGATAAACTAATGCAGGAAAGGTACTTACTCAATGAAGCACTGATATGATTGGATTCAACATGCACATAACAAAACTAAGCAGAGGGGACATTTTTATCATAAATATGTACAGGAAAGACAAAAGTGGTGcataaatgtttgaaaatgcaaagAAATCCGTCCCATTTAAAAGTCCAGATGAAACCTTCAGTGATGGATTAGAATAAAACGAACGCACCCCTGTGCAGACTCCGCCCATGAGGGGTTAATGGGCCGGTCCTGGCACTGGGGAGGAAGAACAGCGAGATGGGGGATGAAATGAGGTCAGGAAAATGCTTTATACACGGATGTCATGTCGTATGTTGCCATGCATTGGAAACAGATTCTGCACACAGGAAGAGAGGAGGCTGTGGAATAAAAATGATGCTCAATAAGTGTGCGTAATAGCAGAAAACCAATCCTGACAGATCCAACCGTGCAACCAGCCGATCAGCTGAGCCATGTATAAGCCTCTAATACAAGAAACGAGCATACACCAACACTTGGTACAACGCACAGAAATCTTTTATTACATAACAGGCTTTACTGGGTTGACACACGGCCAGTGAGCGAGTGACAGCCGCTGATACAGAAAACACCATCAATACAAGCATTTCAGCAGATGCATACAGACAGATCACACACCACAAAAACCTCACCATTTATTAAATCTATAACACACAAATCAGAAAACATACAATTTACTTAAAGGATATTTAAGACCGAACCACACCTATGTTTGAATGCATAAGTGGACTTTTTGTTGCTTGGGTGCACAAAAGTCACCTTAATGCACTTACTTGACATTTTAAGAATccttataaatattttttttctgattaattaaaatatattaaaaaaaaaaaaaaaaaaaatgtcctctctctttgCCACCAGGAGCCGCTAAAGTCATCCAGGGTGGTCAAAAATGATTAAATGTCACATGTTGAACAATCTGTTTCAACAGACTTTGCAGAAACTGAGAGCGATCTACACATTTCTACCACGTTCAAACACTTCATACAGCAAGAAAATAATTTAACTCAAATGATTAATAAATGGGAGGGAAAGGGAATGAGGTAtggttcatctttttttttgtcattttgttttttaaaacagattaaaataatGGTCAGGGTATAAATAAGGGAGCACTTCATGCATTTATCTTCAAGAAGTTCATctgtgaaaaaaatataaaaagacaataaaaacactaaatgtttTCATCCACTCCAGGAAAATGCACAGTGGTACAGACTGAGCAGTTACCTTTGTTAAACTTTTTATGAGAAGAAGCTGTAGAGATAGGAGAACCCAACAATCCCAATGATGGCACAGCACAATGTAATCATCATCTTTTTCTGCAGGTTTAGTAGAGAACAAACAGTTATCAAGTCATAATAGTCAGTAGATTCAAGTCcaaacacacacaatatacactcATGTTTGAGAACACAGGAGTTTGAGGAAACCATTAGGCAAAAAAGAGGAACAAAGGACCAGGGAAGTTATGGTGTTTGTGtgttgagagagaaaaaaaacagcaacttaCCTCAGTTTGACAGATAATTAGTCTTTAAAACCTGTACTTTGCAACACAGTGGTTAACATGAAGTATCAACAGTCACCATCCTGCTGACGACGTCCCATAAAAACATCCACACAGCTCCACCAAAAACCACAGTCatcaaaaacatttaaaaagtcagTTATACATTCACTTTACTCACACAGAGCACATAAGCACAGGACAGAAGGCGagtaataaaaaacataaaatctttatttttcaTTGAAATCACTGGTACTTTGTTACTGCAGACCTTACTGATGGtacaagaaataaggcttgaataCAAGTGTTTGAATGGAACAGCTGAAGTCAAAAGAGCAGACAGCTTGGACTAAACACCGTACTCTTAAGAGATTCCTGGACAAATAGATTTAAAGGAACCATTCAGGCTTTCAACAAAGGCTTCTCACAGTGGTGGTGGCTCTGCTGCAGTGTCTGCTATCAGTTAATCTTGAGATTTAACAGTGCTGTTAACTAATTTACTATATGTCCCACATTCGCAAAATGCAAGCAGATTATTAACCTTATATAATGTTAATAATCATATAATCCACCCCGTAGGTAAACAATCAAATGTTTCCAGTAGACCAGGAAATGTCAGGATATGAACTGCACTCTCGACAAGAACCACCAGCACCCTTAAGATCTTAGATTTCTACTTGCATCCTGTTTGCGTAACTTTATTACAAACTTGTCATGTGAGGAATCAGAGagtataataaatacacaaactatTCAGGCACTTTTGGCAAAAACTCACTAGTGTTACGAGTCTCTTTATACCCCTAGGTATTAAAACATGGGTTTAACAAATGAGACAGGAATGTCTTTAAGTTAAGGGTCGACCTGGCTAACACTGTACTTCAGCAAAGCTACTACACAAGTTTCAAAGTAATTCTTGCAATATTCAAGCATGTAGGTCTATGTATCTATCTAAACTGGATTTTGGCTTGTCTGCTCATCTTAGCCTCATCAGTCCACGTTTCTAAGGGCAAAATCCCTCATATTTAAATACATTGAAGAATCATAGGTGAGCACACCGATCCTCTTCAAGTTGAACAAAAACAGGGCTAAATATAAACAGTATACAAACATACAGTAATTCTCTTATTTACAAGATCATTTGAGCTTAATTATAGAGGTTAAGACATACTGAAATGTGAAAGTGCTGGAACTCCTCAAAAAACTGACAAATTCACAGTACAGTGAACATAGCTAGCATTCTTGATCATATTAGacaaaataacagtaaaaggGGTGAGGAGTTTCTGCTAGGAGTGGGTCCAAAGTGCTGGACATTATAGAAAATTTCAgctaaaaagaaaacatttcaccACTTGATTCTTTGGCACAAAATGTTGACCACTGAAATGTTTAGTGACACTCAGGGGCTGTGTATCTTTTTCCCAATTCCCTTTTCTCTTCCTCTGAGATACAATAGATGATAAACCTCATGTCAGTTTCAGTCTCATTTCAGCAAAGTATCCTCACACTGTCCAAAGCATCTGATGGAGTCAAAACTCGTCCCATAAGATGTTTCTCATCAGATTGGTAAAGCAATTCAAGGCACAAGGTGGCAGGTCAGATATTTTTAAATAGTGATCTCCCATCTATGAAATGTTAGCATGGCAGAGTCTTTTCATTACTGGGTGAGCTGATGGAGGGTTATATGGAGTGAATGATGAACAGGCAAGGAGGAGGTCCTTCTATAGTACTGAGGAGAGGACTATGGCGAGGATGACGACAACAACCACAATGCAGATGACGCCGATACAGATCAATTTCTACAGAGAGGGAGATAAACGGAGACAAAGACAGGACAGGATTAACAGCGGGACACATGAGCACTGAAATGAACCCACACCAGACCCAACACCAGCTCAAAGTAGTTTGCCGCCAGCGCTACTTTGTTTGCACTGCAGTAACCAGAGGCAAGTGctgcaaaagaaaacacacacccaAGAACTACAAATACGCACAAACACACCTCAGGTTAAACCCTGTGGCGAAGGACAATAGAAACTCACACATAAAGCCTGATGCAGAGAGCGTGAAAAGCTTTTTCCAAAGCATGTCTCAAACCCACACCCATTATAGCAGCGAGGAGGTTATTTACTCCAGGGTTACTCACCATCTTACTCAAATAGTTCATCAGCTTTTCTTCAGTCCCACTGACAACCCGATTACGAGCGCTATTATGGCCAGCAAGACCACGACTATCACCACTATTATCACCATTTTCTGTTGGAAATAACCAAGTACATACAAGCACCATTGTCAGGACCATTCTCAGTGGAAACAACAACTGCATCCTGTAGTGGaaaacatttatgcatttaaGTAACAATTACTGTACAATAATAAGTTGGTCAATATGGACCAAAAATAATCTATATATTTTGGGTGAATGGCACTACTTTTTCTGAAGTAGAAAATTAAGATGTAAGGCATATGAGGTGTCGCAAAATACTttcatttaacaaaacaaaagctGACCAACATGACAAATGAATAGAATAAAAGGTAAAGTTAGGCCTCAGTTAAAGAATATAAtgttaacaaaacaaaataccaaACTTACTGTTATATATAAAAAtggtataaaataataaaagattaCAAACATGTAAACACAAATTGAAGTAACACTTCATatgtcatatacatatatattttatcaTGTATTATTTTATATACACTGAGTCAGGGTTGGCCAATAAAACTATAGCAATTATTATGATAAAATTTTAATATCACAATATACATTTTtatctttaaaatgtattttttgtttacattacCACCTAGAACCCATAAGAAaccttttgttttactttttattttgctcTTGCATATACTCTTATCATGGTGAAAAACTATATTATGAACAAAAAACTTCTGGCTTCTTCACCTTTCACTCAGCATAAGCCTTTAAACCTGAAGGAATGAACAATTTTACATTTATCATTACAAGTGATATTGTCTGGGATGAACATTTTCCTCCATATCAGCCAGGCCTTCATTGAGTACATTCTATAAACTGTATATGGCCCTGTCCTCACAGATACTTCTACTGCATACATATTTTCTATGACAGAATACATAAAACATCATATAGTAACACTAGAAACAAGCATGACAAACATATCTGTCAGGTGAAGTTTGGTAAATGACTTCTGTTGACAATGCATTAATATATTCCATCAACATGTATTTAGGCACATACAGAAATCAGCTAAAAATCACCCAGCAGTGTCTCCAGATGCtgctaaaaaaagaaaaccatcATGGGTCAGCTGTAAACAAGGACGAGTTTGAGGTTAAAgcacaaaagaaaataaaggaCAAAGAAAAGAGCGTGTgggagaggtgtgtgtgtgtgtgtgtgtgtcattgtgttgaAGTGGGAGGTGGGGGGAGGTTTGTTCAGCTTCTTGTTGGTGGGTGGGTCACAAGCACAGTAGTCCAGGGATCACAGGGTGGAAGTCAGGGTCATCACAGGGTAAGGGTCAAGGTGACATTCAGGATGGTCTTTAGGTTGTCAGGTGGATTTCCCAAAAGTGTTTCAAGTGATACTTTAACCACATCTGTGTTATTTAAAGTAACTCAATTTCTGCCGTGAGCAACAATGTCTGTCCTATGTCAGACAGAGAGGCTTATGGGTAAAAGCACACATAAACCACAAAATCCTTGTCACTATCCGGCTCAGACCAGATACCCATTTTGTTCTGATTGTGTGAAAATACTACTTTCTTCTGGGATTaaagaaaataatcataaatattattgttgtttatgtcaattcattcattcattcattcattttccaagccACGTAGTCCTCTGGAGGGTTGTGGGGGTGTTGGaatctatcccagctaccaatagGCAAAGGTGAGATACACCCTGGAGGTGTCACCAGTTCTGCTTATAGTAATTAttaaatatacatttatttttttgatcaaatatatatacactttaTACTATATGatatagagtgtgtgtgtgtatatatgtatatatatttgcatatatAGTAACAATTAAACAGTTAAGCAAAAATTTGCTGTTGACATAAGTTAGTGAGAAACAGCAAAGGTTATCTAAATTAGTTTcaataaacaaattaaacaaatgattTCTAATCACTTTACATAATCACAGTTTACCAGTTCAGTCAGACGAAGGGGAAATTAGTCAAAGTTATTTTAAAGCCATAAAGGAACtgaaaaaacatacataaaaaatgtAGCTTATCAATTTAATTAGCACCTTGCATCAGACACTCTTTAGAGATAGAAATATATTCTATATTCAATAAGAAATGAAACCAAAGACTAATCTAATTAAATCTAGAACATAATTTATTTCAAAACAGCGATGGCAGAAAGTACTATTTTCCCACTTGCAGAGCACAAACAGTGACAATCCCCAAAAATGGGAGGCAAGTCCTCTGATTCCCAATTCCTCAATTCCTGAAGCTGCCTGTTAAAGCAATAAAGCTTTGTGAATTTATTTTAAGTCACTGCTGCCACTTGATTGTAATCAGACAAAGAATTTTTGTGCTTTTGGGAAACCAGCTGACAACTGTTTGACATCAGTCACTCACACGTCGAGCCTCTTGCTGAAATTTTGCAGCTTTCTTAGTGTCCGCTACGGCCCGCTCCACAAAGCCCACTGATTGGTCCATGTTGCTTTCAATCCTGTCAATCATCCCACCCTATCACAGGGTACAGTGCCAAAGTTGATGAAAAACAACATATGAAGAAACTGTTTTCAGAAGTACGTAGGGGCAAAGTCAGAGCGAAGCAAATGGAAGGTTACAATAATGCAGGACTAGCACCAAGTCTGTGGGAGTGTGACGGGTACACATACAGTGTGGTTTAAATGTGTCAAACAGTAAAAaagagtgtgtttgtgtctgaaaaatggGTAGAAAACAGGAAGAAGTAACAAGCAAACTGGTAAATCATTTGGCTGAAGTACAGTACCTTGCGTGCTTTGGTCTGGTACCTTACAGCTTTTTTGGTTTGTTCCTTAGCCTCTATTATGTGGTCCACTGACTTCGATACATTTTGCTCTATGTTGTCTACAATGTCACCCTggaacacacaaaacaaatagTAAGAAACAGAACAACGCTGCACAAACACAGACTAATCTGTATTATTATTCTGAAGTTTATGGCAAGTTTATGTGAAACTGTTTAAAACAATGCATTCAATAAGAAAAAGAGTTTCCTAGAAAACAGAAACAGCAGGATTGTACAAGAAAATCACACTTACCTCAAGCAAAGCTTTCCCTCAGAAAGCATAGTTTAAGTAGCAAGAAATATGTGTTACACTTCCGTACACAAACAGTATAAATAGTGATTTATTGTGAggcctgttctgatgttagtacAATGTGCTTTATGACCATCTTACTAAATGAATTCATGTGGGTTCCTTCAATGCTGGGTGATGAGATGGAGGTGGCAGTTGAAGAGAAGAGTAATGGAAGATATGAAAAATGCATGCAACTAGAAAAGAGGAAAACAGAAATATGCACATGGATGTCAGAGCACAGAACAGGAAACAAGTAACATAACAGGACGAAAAAAGTTAAGAAATGAAGACAACGAGAAAGTCAAAGAGTGATGGGTGAATTATAAGAGTAAGTAAATTAATTGATTAGATGAGAGGTCACCACAGTAGATAATGTCTGTTAAGTGATTTCCATCTAAGGAGTGTACCTGGCTCTCCACCAGCATGGCGATGTCTACAAACATATCGTGCAACTCCTTGATGCTGCTTTCCAGACGGACAATGTCCTTGTGTCTCGCTTCAATCTCACTCAGGGCTTGTTTAGAGATCCCAGAGTCTACAATCTGCAGACAGAGGAGGTCTGTTTTACCCACTCAGGATCATAATCAAAACATTAAAATTTCAGTGTACAAATAAAAATGCATCACGATTTAGAAAATAGGGAGAGGCGTTCCagaaatgcaaacacacacttacCCCTGCTGTGAACACAGCAGCATTTCCACTCTCCAACATCTCctccagttcttcatctgttgTTGCTTTTCCAGCTAGAAAAATGCAGAAAGAGGAGAACAGAAAATGAAAGGTGAAAGTGTTATTTCTGAACAAAAAATACAGTATCTCCTCACACATCTTTgtggctgtgtatgtgtgtgccacTCACTGATCTCTAGCTGTCTCTGAATACGTCCTTTACTCCTCTCCCTGAAGTCCACCTGAGCTTCATTGTACTTTGTCATTACCTCCACAAATTTCCTGGACAGTACTGCATGCTGGGAAACAAGTGGAAACATTTAGTTCTGTACTGCTTGTATAGTGCTCTGGCTTGGTCAAATAGTATTTTTGTACTAAAGATTAAACATTAGTCTTCACACAGAGTAAATGTTTACTTTCTGAGTAAGAAACAACAGACTTTAATGACCTGATATTCGTGTGTCTTTTACCTGTGATTTACGTATCCGCATGTCAGCTGAGATCCTCTCCTGCTCTTCTGACTCCAGATTCCTCTCGATGGCTGAGGAAATCCAaagcattcatttatttatttttattttggtgaaTGTTACACTGATGTCATAATTACAGCGGAAagcaaaaccacaaaaaaaaaaaaaaatcattattttgtGTATGACATGGACCTAATTCTAAACTGCACCCAGGGGCCTAATTACTCAACTGTTACACTGGCATCCTGAAAGTGTAAGTTACTGAAGGCCTTAAATGGTACAAAAATTAGGAAAAGGACACATCATCATGATAGCACATGTTGCATGGACACATTACTGTCAAACGTCCAGTGTATTTATGCATTTTGGCAAACTACCAAAATCCAAAACTCCTGAAAATACAACTTGGTAAGAAGTAAGAACAGCAAGCAACCAGATAGTCACCTACATCTCAATTTTCTTGCAGATTTCTACACTACAAAATCCACAGCTGGTTGATGTATATTTTGTGGGGGGGCAGAAAAAATTAATTTATACATCACCGATTTCACACTGAAATAGGAGCAAACCCCTCAGGAATGTCTAAAGCTATGCGGACTCACAGAAAAGATGCATAACAGGATTGAAAAGTCTGCATCAGCCCTTACGTACTGGACCATATAACAGTCAGACAGCTCTATGCCTTCACATAATAATAGGTGTGCAGACTCCGattgagtgtttgtttgtgttaaatGGAGACGGACTCACTCTTGAGTTTGTTTCTTGCATTATTGGCCATCTTCTTTATGTCATTGGTGATTGCTTCCAAGTCATCCTGTGTTTCTGGAAAGGAAGAGGTCGTCAAGTTACAtttaatttaaaggagtgatattttgttttttttttaaatggaattatgcattttaaaacatttccctgtggtctacataaactgtagatgctatgcttgggtctgaattcttcattaattcaactccacaggtccatcttcaaccctatttctgagtaatgacaccagaaaggtcgttttcagCGTTGGCCCTTtcaatgcaaatgagccacttcaggccccaccccctcaaggttgttggctgtgctgctctgtcccgttcaactgacaactgaacattttaggtaatcggctcatagtttggacatacaggggttggacaaaataatggaaacaccttaaaaaatcaacaaatataatttaatatggtgtaggtccgccttttgcggcaattacagcctcaattctccgaggtattgattcatacaacttgtgaattgtttccaaaggaattttaagccattcttcagatagaataccctccaactcttttagagacgatggcggtggaaatcgacgtcttacttgaatctctaaaactgaccataaatgctcaataatattgaggtctggggactgtgccggccatacgagatgctcaacttcattagaatgttcctcatgccattctttaacaattctagctgtatggattggggcattatcatcttgaggtgaaggtgtttccattattttgtccaacccctgtattttcagtatggacttcaaccgctgctgctgacaaacaattacagcgtactcagagaaatgttcgtcgaaagtcttgaccttatatgtgcaaatgtcaagatgtaattagttatagacgtaacaaattaaacaggaattaaatcaggttctagaaatccactcgatttttggcaaaatgaatataaagatagctttgcagcaccttgagggttcaaattcaaactttttgaactaatagtgtccccaaatacacaaataaatgtaccaaagactaataaaagtgggtttaacaaaacatgacccctttaacattagGGAATAGTTTGCTTGCTTATTTGTCTAAACATGGTTAGGGTTACTAGCTTTAAGTACAGTTTTCAAAGCTGAGTTAAACAACTGGATGACAAGTGTGACAATGGTGGTATCTTACTCTGATCTGATGTGGGAGCTGAAAGGATGACAGAGTAAAGCTTTTTTACTTCAGCCACATTTTCATCAATTTTGTCAATACTGTTCCTGATGTCCTCAATCTAGAACACAGAAAACAACTCAAAtgtgaaaatcaccaaaaaaacaccaacatCAGCCTTTATATAGTGAAAGTAGTACAATATATGTACTTACTGCTCTTAAAACTTACCTGAGAGAAAAACTCATCCATGAAGGCTGCATTGTCCACAGCGATCTCCACCTCATCGTCATCTTGATCACACGTCTAAAAAACAAATAGAGACATTATCATACTAACCTCCGGTAGTCCAAATGACAAGCAAGAATGTGTGAGGGACATTACATAACATTTAAAGTATAAAGGATGTCATCTACACTTTGGAACTAAAGGGTTTTTTGGTGAGTTCACTGGGGCACACATTTAAGTGTCTGTACAGGAATTTATGTTCTCTATTGTTActgaaaataaatagataatacaCTGACAGTTATTCTACATACAATTCCCCCCACTGCTTAGCATTAAAGCATACTTTGGATGAATGACATACTCATAAATTTAATCAGTTTGATTACATTATATTGTTATGGTGATGTTTCCTTCCTGAAAAATATCTGAACTGTGCATCAAATTTAAgaaaatttatatacattaggACATTTcccataaatttaaaaataactgGGGAAGATTTGGGTTGTCACTCAAAAAAGTTGTTATTCTATAAAATATTAAAGTTTCGCTGATGTAGGATCAAAACAACATGGCCAAGAGTTAATATGACTGATGCTGTACTGATGTTATttcgtgtgtttgtttttgtttttttttaatttatttccccTTTTGACTCAAAGAAtcaaagaaaattttctttacatACAAAAAACCTGGAACATATTAATGTCTTCAGTCTTTGATCACAGtttctttaactaaaaaaaaaacaaaaacctgaaatCATGCAAACTTATAAAACAATCTTTAATATACGAGAACAAATATGCATCTGCCACTGCATCACTAAGTAGTATCATATCTGTTTACCAAAATTTGGAAACTAGAGAAGGGATGCGTGGGTGCTGTGCCTAAGGCTTAAAATGGGAGAGAAAACCATCATCTCACATAAACCAATATTCATACAGCTACATAAACATCCCTGCGTATATAACTTACATAAACTTAACTACTTTCTGAAGACAGGGTAGCGAATGAGTAAACAAAGCCAAAGATCTAATTATTTGATGCCAACTGATGCTATTCAATAatcatattaaaaacaaagatttaaaatCCAGCCCAGGTCCTTTATTTGatgatcttctcacaaaagtCTTATCATATATACAAAGTATTTAtgataaatatgataaatactgATTGTATCTCAATAATTTTATTTCTCTTCAGCTTCTAAACATCTGCTCCTAAAGATGACGTAAATAAAGCAGTCGGTGAAAGCTTAAGTAATGAAAGCACTTTCTGGTTAGTCTCTCTGAAAGCGAATCAGCTACAAAAAGCCTATTAGTGTGACCCTGATCAGCTAACAATCAATACATTTTATCACATAATTCGTTCTGCTTAAGTCACAAATATGACACAGGGGTAGTCAGCGAACACAGGCTGGTGCAGCAGGTTGGCCATGACTGATGGTGAATATTCACTTGGAACAGGACAAGGGCCAAGCTCTAAAGCTGAACCTGTTTCAGCTGACTATGAAAAACCATCACTTAGGTACAGAGAAAACAAATATCATAGATAGAGCAATAGT is a genomic window of Sphaeramia orbicularis chromosome 10, fSphaOr1.1, whole genome shotgun sequence containing:
- the stx3b gene encoding syntaxin 3b isoform X3, whose protein sequence is MKDRLEQLKATCDQDDDEVEIAVDNAAFMDEFFSQIEDIRNSIDKIDENVAEVKKLYSVILSAPTSDQKTQDDLEAITNDIKKMANNARNKLKTIERNLESEEQERISADMRIRKSQHAVLSRKFVEVMTKYNEAQVDFRERSKGRIQRQLEITGKATTDEELEEMLESGNAAVFTAGIVDSGISKQALSEIEARHKDIVRLESSIKELHDMFVDIAMLVESQGGMIDRIESNMDQSVGFVERAVADTKKAAKFQQEARRKKMMITLCCAIIGIVGFSYLYSFFS
- the stx3b gene encoding syntaxin 3b isoform X5, with protein sequence MKDRLEQLKATCDQDDDEVEIAVDNAAFMDEFFSQIEDIRNSIDKIDENVAEVKKLYSVILSAPTSDQKTQDDLEAITNDIKKMANNARNKLKTIERNLESEEQERISADMRIRKSQHAVLSRKFVEVMTKYNEAQVDFRERSKGRIQRQLEITGKATTDEELEEMLESGNAAVFTAGIVDSGISKQALSEIEARHKDIVRLESSIKELHDMFVDIAMLVESQGDIVDNIEQNVSKSVDHIIEAKEQTKKAVRYQTKARKKLICIGVICIVVVVVILAIVLSSVL
- the stx3b gene encoding syntaxin 3b isoform X4 translates to MKDRLEQLKATCDQDDDEVEIAVDNAAFMDEFFSQIEDIRNSIDKIDENVAEVKKLYSVILSAPTSDQKTQDDLEAITNDIKKMANNARNKLKTIERNLESEEQERISADMRIRKSQHAVLSRKFVEVMTKYNEAQVDFRERSKGRIQRQLEITGKATTDEELEEMLESGNAAVFTAGIVDSGISKQALSEIEARHKDIVRLESSIKELHDMFVDIAMLVESQGGMIDRIESNMDQSVGFVERAVADTKKAAKFQQEARRKLICIGVICIVVVVVILAIVLSSVL
- the stx3b gene encoding syntaxin 3b isoform X2, whose product is MKDRLEQLKATCDQDDDEVEIAVDNAAFMDEFFSQIEDIRNSIDKIDENVAEVKKLYSVILSAPTSDQKTQDDLEAITNDIKKMANNARNKLKTIERNLESEEQERISADMRIRKSQHAVLSRKFVEVMTKYNEAQVDFRERSKGRIQRQLEITGKATTDEELEEMLESGNAAVFTAGIVDSGISKQALSEIEARHKDIVRLESSIKELHDMFVDIAMLVESQGDIVDNIEQNVSKSVDHIIEAKEQTKKAVRYQTKARKKMVIIVVIVVVLLAIIALVIGLSVGLKKS
- the stx3b gene encoding syntaxin 3b isoform X1; protein product: MKDRLEQLKATCDQDDDEVEIAVDNAAFMDEFFSQIEDIRNSIDKIDENVAEVKKLYSVILSAPTSDQKTQDDLEAITNDIKKMANNARNKLKTIERNLESEEQERISADMRIRKSQHAVLSRKFVEVMTKYNEAQVDFRERSKGRIQRQLEITGKATTDEELEEMLESGNAAVFTAGIVDSGISKQALSEIEARHKDIVRLESSIKELHDMFVDIAMLVESQGDIVDNIEQNVSKSVDHIIEAKEQTKKAVRYQTKARKVLYFSQMIYQFACYFFLFSTHFSDTNTLFFTV
- the stx3b gene encoding syntaxin 3b isoform X6 encodes the protein MKDRLEQLKATCDQDDDEVEIAVDNAAFMDEFFSQIEDIRNSIDKIDENVAEVKKLYSVILSAPTSDQKTQDDLEAITNDIKKMANNARNKLKTIERNLESEEQERISADMRIRKSQHAVLSRKFVEVMTKYNEAQVDFRERSKGRIQRQLEITGKATTDEELEEMLESGNAAVFTAGIVDSGISKQALSEIEARHKDIVRLESSIKELHDMFVDIAMLVESQLHAFFISSITLLFNCHLHLITQH